A single genomic interval of Helianthus annuus cultivar XRQ/B chromosome 6, HanXRQr2.0-SUNRISE, whole genome shotgun sequence harbors:
- the LOC110864883 gene encoding riboflavin synthase: MAISSLAAFSVSKTLMKTSTSVPRLTMYNHLNITHNHLRSTVLKPKPPLAFIFKAHTPKSLTCNSYQRNQIKSLFTGIVEEMGEVKQLGYDESGQSFDMVIHSPTVLQDVNLGDSIAVNGTCLTVTEFDTQRLEFKVGLAPETLRKTSLIELEKGSVVNLERAVKPSTRMGGHFVQGHVDGTGEIVSMEPEGDSLWIKVKTSPEILKFIVPKGFIAVDGTSLTVVNVFDEEECFNFMLVEYTQQKVVIPLKKVGQKVNLEVDILGKYVERLLSSGFVDNIKSR; the protein is encoded by the coding sequence ATGGCGATTTCTTCGTTGGCTGCTTTCTCGGTATCCAAAACCCTAATGAAAACATCAACGTCCGTTCCAAGATTAACAATGTACAATCACCTCAACATAACCCACAACCATCTTAGATCAACGGTTCTTAAACCGAAACCCCCTCTGGCTTTCATCTTCAAAGCACACACACCAAAATCACTGACCTGCAACAGCTACCAACGGAACCAGATAAAATCCCTCTTCACAGGAATCGTTGAAGAAATGGGAGAAGTCAAGCAACTGGGTTACGACGAATCCGGCCAGTCATTTGACATGGTAATCCATTCCCCAACCGTCCTGCAAGACGTCAATCTCGGCGACAGCATAGCCGTAAACGGGACTTGTTTAACCGTCACAGAGTTCGACACCCAACGATTGGAGTTTAAAGTCGGGTTGGCCCCGGAGACTTTAAGAAAAACGTCGTTGATCGAATTGGAAAAGGGTTCGGTTGTTAATTTAGAGAGGGCGGTGAAACCGTCGACTCGAATGGGCGGGCATTTTGTGCAGGGGCATGTGGATGGAACAGGGGAGATTGTTTCGATGGAACCGGAGGGGGATTCGTTATGGATTAAGGTGAAAACGTCGCCGGAGATTTTGAAGTTTATAGTGCCGAAAGGTTTTATTGCGGTGGATGGGACTAGTTTGACTGTGGTTAACGTATTTGATGAAGAGGAGTGTTTTAATTTCATGTTGGTTGAGTATACGCAGCAGAAAGTTGTGATTCCGTTGAAGAAAGTTGGGCAGAAGGTGAATTTGGAAGTGGATATATTGGGAAAGTATGTTGAGAGGCTTCTTAGCAGTGGATTTGTGGACAATATCAAATCAAGATGA
- the LOC110864882 gene encoding riboflavin synthase — MAISSYAAVSISKTLMKTSTSIPRLPIQNHLNTTHKPKLSLASIFRLHTPKPLTSNTYQLNQIKSLFTGIVEEMGEVKQLGFDESGESFDMVIHSPTVLQDVNLGDSIAVNGTCLTVTEFDTQRLEFKAGLAPETLRKTSLMELEKGSVVNLERAVKPSTRMGGHFVQGHVDGTGEIVSMEPEGDSLWIKVKTSPEVLKFIVPKGFIAVDGTSLTVVKVFDEEECFNFMMVEYTQQEVVIPLKKVGQKVNLEVDILGKYVEKLLSSGFVDTIKTR, encoded by the coding sequence ATGGCGATTTCTTCCTATGCTGCTGTTTCAATCTCCAAAACCCTAATGAAAACATCAACCTCCATTCCAAGATTACCGATCCAAAACCACCTCAACACAACCCACAAACCTAAACTCTCTCTGGCTTCCATCTTCAGATTACACACACCAAAACCACTCACCTCTAACACCTACCAACTGAACCAGATAAAATCCCTCTTCACAGGAATAGTTGAAGAAATGGGAGAAGTCAAGCAACTTGGTTTCGACGAATCTGGTGAATCATTCGACATGGTAATTCATTCGCCAACCGTCCTCCAAGATGTCAATCTCGGCGACAGCATAGCTGTAAACGGCACTTGTTTAACAGTCACAGAATTCGACACCCAACGATTGGAATTCAAAGCCGGGTTGGCCCCAGAGACGTTGAGGAAAACGTCGTTGATGGAATTGGAAAAGGGTTCGGTTGTTAATCTGGAGAGGGCTGTGAAGCCCTCTACTCGAATGGGCGGGCATTTTGTGCAAGGGCATGTGGATGGAACAGGAGAGATTGTTTCGATGGAACCGGAGGGGGATTCGTTATGGATTAAGGTGAAAACTTCTCCAGAGGTTTTGAAATTTATAGTGCCGAAAGGGTTTATTGCGGTGGATGGGACTAGCTTGACTGTGGTTAAAGTGTTTGATGAAGAGGAGTGTTTCAATTTCATGATGGTTGAGTATACTCAACAGGAAGTTGTGATTCCATTGAAGAAAGTTGGGCAGAAGGTGAATTTGGAAGTGGATATATTGGGCAAGTATGTGGAGAAGCTTCTTAGCAGTGGTTTTGTGGACACTATCaaaacaagatga